A region of the Candidatus Poribacteria bacterium genome:
ACCGCTCGCGTTCTCAGCCACGGTTGATATCCGACCCAATATAGACCTCCCTCGTTATGATGAACTGGTAACCGATAAAAACCCGGTTAATGTACCTCGTGAAGATGTTGATGCCTATATTACCCGTCTACAGGCACAATCGGCAACTTATGAACCCCTTGACACTGAGCGTCCGGTCGAGGAGAAAGATTGCGTCCGTGTAGATTGGGAATGCTTAATTAACGGGGACCGGATTGAACCTGAATCGAGGCAAGATGTTGATATAGAACTCGGTGCCGGGGCGTTAAATGAAAAACTTGAGCAGGCACTGATTGGAATGCAGATCGGCGAAACAAAATCCGTCGATATTGATTTTCCACAAGAACATCCGATCACAGAACTCGCAGGAAAATCCGCACAATATGGTATCACGCTGCACGCTATTACACAGAAGCACCTGCCCTCCTTAGATGATGAGTTTGCGAAAGACCTCGGATATGAAAACTATTCACAACTTTATGGGCTGATATGGAACAATCTGGTCGAAGAAGAGACAAGTTTACATGTTGATAAGCAGAAAGCGGAATTATTGGAGCAACTCATTGAAAAAACTGATATTGCGATTCCAGAACCGTTAGTTGACCAATACGTGCAGCAGACGCTGCAGAATGTCAAGCTGCAATTGGCGAACGAACAGAGAACAGCCGAAGATGCTGGAATTAACATGGATACCTTGCCTGATGAACTCCGGCGAGATGTCATTCAGCAAACAAAACAGTCGTGGATCTTCGATACTATCGCTGAAGCGGAGGGCATTCACGTATCTGATGATGAATTGGAATACGAAATCCGTCGGGCGGCTGAGCAACAAAATCGAGACGCTCAAAAATACGCGGACCTCTTGAAGTCAAACAATCGATTGGAAGAACTTCGCGGTCAACTACAACACGAAAAAATTTATCAGTTTCTCATTCACAGCGCATCCGCTAAACAGTCGCTCATAATCGCCTGATTTTTTAAATATTGGGTTTCTGCTCCGATTTTTCCGATTTGACCAACAACTCGTGCCTTACACTATTATATTCGGAGTCGAGTTGTTGATCAAAAAATCGGGTCTTCTTTTAACTCCAAGTGGTTAGCCTCGTAATGAAATGGAGAGGCGGCTCCGTGACGAGAAATGTTCAAGTACCAAGTCGCTTGAGCCCTCCGCAAGGTAAATTAAAAAATGAATCTTGTACCTATCGTCGTTGAACAAACCAGTCGAGGCGAACGATCATACGACATATACTCTCGCTTGCTTGAAGACCGGATTATCATGATCGGAACACCGATTGATGATGATGTCCTCGCGAACATCGTAACTGCACAGATGCTTTTCCTTGAAGGGAAAGACCCGGATGCAGACATTGTGCTCTACATTAATACGCCCGGTGGCTCTGTTTCTGCCGGTTTGGCGATTTACGATACAATGCAGTATATCAAGGCAGATGTGCAAACTTGGTGTTTAGGTAGAGCGTATAGTATGGGAGCTATTTTGCTCGCTGCGGGCGCGCCTGGCAAACGCTACGCTTTGCCACACGCAAAAGCACTGATTCACCAACCGATGGCAACTGGGATCAGCGGTCAAGCCTCCGATATTAACATTCATGCGAGAGAAATCTTACATGAGCGAGATCGACTTTACAATATTTTAGCCGAACATACCGGTCAAGATGTTGACAAAATCGCTGCTGATGCCGATCGCGATTTTTATATGACTGCCGACCAGGCGCTTGAATACGGTCTTGTTGATCATGTTGTAGAACAGCGTACCGCAGAGAGGGAATAGCCATCGGCAGTCAGCAGTCAGCAAAGAAAAAAGGTTTTGTTAAACGATAACCTCTTAACTGACGGCTGAAAGATTTTTTGAAAAAAAATCGCCCTGACGGCTGATAGCCATTAAAAAAGGAGAACTTCTATGTCACAATCCGCCCATCGTGAAGTGTCTTGTTCTTTCTGTCAACAAG
Encoded here:
- the tig gene encoding trigger factor; the encoded protein is MRVQIERLDTTQVRLDIEVPSEDVNAALKETYETLRTQVSIPGFRKGRVPVAILKSRFPDYVNSEAVRYLVAPAYEDAIYREKLNPLSQPNFTPPLDELRVKENEPLAFSATVDIRPNIDLPRYDELVTDKNPVNVPREDVDAYITRLQAQSATYEPLDTERPVEEKDCVRVDWECLINGDRIEPESRQDVDIELGAGALNEKLEQALIGMQIGETKSVDIDFPQEHPITELAGKSAQYGITLHAITQKHLPSLDDEFAKDLGYENYSQLYGLIWNNLVEEETSLHVDKQKAELLEQLIEKTDIAIPEPLVDQYVQQTLQNVKLQLANEQRTAEDAGINMDTLPDELRRDVIQQTKQSWIFDTIAEAEGIHVSDDELEYEIRRAAEQQNRDAQKYADLLKSNNRLEELRGQLQHEKIYQFLIHSASAKQSLIIA
- a CDS encoding ATP-dependent Clp protease proteolytic subunit translates to MNLVPIVVEQTSRGERSYDIYSRLLEDRIIMIGTPIDDDVLANIVTAQMLFLEGKDPDADIVLYINTPGGSVSAGLAIYDTMQYIKADVQTWCLGRAYSMGAILLAAGAPGKRYALPHAKALIHQPMATGISGQASDINIHAREILHERDRLYNILAEHTGQDVDKIAADADRDFYMTADQALEYGLVDHVVEQRTAERE